In a single window of the Ananas comosus cultivar F153 unplaced genomic scaffold, ASM154086v1, whole genome shotgun sequence genome:
- the LOC109703896 gene encoding LOW QUALITY PROTEIN: uncharacterized protein LOC109703896 (The sequence of the model RefSeq protein was modified relative to this genomic sequence to represent the inferred CDS: inserted 1 base in 1 codon), protein MALSISTSTWPAPLRRGPSSAHHAQQRRSGPPRPRGHLSCAAPFVPEVAEALETLYSEFRAVDNMVAHNSARVLKAFKNARVGPHHFGGCTGYGHDDGGGRDALDCAFAEIVGAESAIVRSQVLSLXQLFVDDNELILMNDADCFFFPAVRQFFSGTHAITCALFALLRPGNELLAVAGAPYDTLEEVIGIRHSSNTGSLKDFGVTYREVPLAADGGLDWDTLANAVRPQTRCALLQRSCGYSWRRSLSIMEIQKAVNIIKMQNMNCMVMVDNCYGEFVETSEPPIVGADLIAGSFIKNPGGTIATCGGYVAGKREWVEAAAARLSAPGLGIDCGSTPGHVMRALFQGLFLSPQMVGEAMKGGMLIAQVMKSKGYKVQPLPLDPRHDTVQAVELGNRERLIAFCEAVQRSSPIASFVKPTAGHTPGYASEVIFADGTFIDGSTSELSCDGPLREPYAVFCQGGTHWTQWALVLGEVLKVI, encoded by the exons ATGGCGTTATCCATTTCCACCTCTACGTGGCCAGCGCCGCTCCGTCGGGGGCCATCCTCGGCCCATCACGCGCAACAGCGCCGGAGCGGACCGCCCAGGCCCAGAGGGCATTTATCCTGCGCGGCCCCGTTTGTCCCCGAG GTGGCGGAGGCGTTGGAAACGCTGTATTCGGAATTCAGGGCGGTGGATAACATGGTGGCTCATAACTCCGCCCGGGTTCTTAAGGCTTTCAAGAACGCCCGGGTTGGACCGCAT CACTTTGGTGGCTGTACAGGATATGGCCATGATGATGGTGGAGGGCGTGACGCCCTGGATTGTGCTTTTGCTGAAATTGTTGGTGCAGAATCAGCGATTGTTCGCTCACAGGTTCTCTCTC CTCAACTTTTCGTTGACGACAATGAGCTTATATTGATGAATGACGCcgactgttttttttttcctgctgtGCGGCAGTTCTTTTCTGGTACTCACGCCATCACATGCGCTTTATTTGCCCTTTTGAGACCTGGGAATGAG CTTTTAGCAGTTGCTGGAGCTCCTTATGACACTTTGGAAGAAGTAATTGGAATTAGGCATTCTTCTAACACCGGGTCTCTGAAAGACTTTGGAGTGACATACAGAGAAGTACCG CTTGCGGCAGATGGTGGTCTTGACTGGGATACACTGGCCAATGCTGTACGACCACAAACGAGATGTGCCCTCTTACAAAGGTCATGCGGCTATTCGTGGCGCAGAAGCTTGAGCATAATGGAAATTCAGAAAGCTGTAAACATAATTAAG ATGCAGAATATGAATTGCATGGTCATGGTGGATAATTGTTATGGCGAATTTGTGGAAACATCGGAGCCTCCAATTGTG GGAGCTGATTTGATTGCTGGGAGTTTCATAAAAAATCCGGGTGGAACGATTGCAACTTGTGGCGGTTATGTTGCTGGGAAGAGAGAATGGGTTGAGGCAGCAGCGGCTCGTCTATCTGCACCTGGTTTAGGGATAGACTGTGGATCAACCCCTGGTCATGTTATGCGAGCACTTTTTCAGGGCTTATTCCTTTCACCCCAAATGGTTGGAGAAGCGATGAAG GGGGGTATGCTCATCGCACAAGTCATGAAATCCAAAGGATATAAAGTTCAACCACTTCCGCTAGATCCTCGCCATGATACTGTGCAG GCAGTAGAGCTTGGAAATAGAGAGCGTCTCATAGCTTTCTGTGAAGCTGTGCAAAGAAGCAGCCCAATCGCATCTTTTGTCAAACCAACTGCTGGCCATACTCCTGGTTATGCATCAGAG GTAATATTTGCTGATGGAACTTTCATAGATGGTAGCACGAGTGAGCTGTCATGTGATGGTCCATTAAGAGAGCCGTATGCCGTGTTCTGTCAG GGAGGAACCCATTGGACGCAGTGGGCACTTGTTTTGGGTGAAGTTCTCAAAGTCATCTAG
- the LOC109703897 gene encoding uncharacterized protein LOC109703897, translating into METRAQEQKKLEEMLRQLVKESATRQDQAIQELRERQHMDMEEVRQMFVNLHASISSGRGHHSPANQRSEGNNAPRSQIFPRFTKIEFPRFDGEDLKGWLYRCEQFFEIDGTAEDAKVKLATIHLEGRALQWHQIFMKSRLTRAIPSWEEYISTLSTRFRSDLFDDPMAELKGLRQIGSVLEYQDKFDSLLNRVELSEEYAVSCFISGLKDEIQIPIRMFQPRTLQRALSLAKLQEVAIEGHSKNHKGGARVTTGNPPLLPTTCHGSNDFLSKSPRGARLSPA; encoded by the coding sequence ATGGAAACGAGGGCTCAAGAGCAAAAGAAGTTGGAGGAAATGCTCCGGCAATTGGTCAAGGAATCGGCAACGCGACAAGATCAAGCCATCCAAGAATTAAGGGAGCGGCAACACATGGACATGGAGGAGGTACGTCAAATGTTTGTAAATTTGCATGCATCAATTTCTTCTGGTAGGGGTCACCACTCCCCTGCAAACCAGAGATCAGAAGGTAACAACGCCCCTAGGTCTCAAATTTTCCCACGATTCACTAAGATTGAGTTCCCTCGATTCGATGGGGAAGATTTAAAAGGCTGGTTGTATCGCTGTGAGCAGTTCTTCGAAATTGATGGAACTGCTGAAGATGCCAAAGTCAAATTAGCGACAATTCATTTAGAAGGAAGGGCTCTGCAATGGcatcaaatttttatgaaatcGCGGCTAACGCGTGCAATTCCTAGTTGGGAGGAGTACATATCAACTTTAAGTACTAGGTTCAGATCAGATTTGTTTGATGATCCCATGGCTGAGCTTAAGGGGTTGAGACAGATAGGATCTGTATTAGAATATCAGGATAAATTCGACTCACTTCTTAATAGAGTGGAATTATCGGAAGAATATGCAGTGAGTTGTTTCATCAGTGGGTTAAAAGATGAAATTCAAATCCCAATAAGAATGTTCCAGCCCCGCACATTGCAGCGAGCATTGAGCTTGGCTAAGTTGCAAGAAGTGGCAATAGAAGGGCACAGTAAGAATCACAAAGGGGGAGCGAGGGTAACTACTGGAAATCCACCCCTATTACCTACCACTTGTCACGGGTCTAATGACTTTTTGTCGAAAAGCCCGCGCGGCGCTCGTCTGTCACCTGCATAA